Proteins from a genomic interval of Oceanispirochaeta crateris:
- the metG gene encoding methionine--tRNA ligase, translating into MKRRLITSALPYVNNIPHLGNLIQVLSADVFARFCRQYGYETLYVCGTDEYGTATETKALEEGVTPRELCDRFHKIHADIYKWFNIDFDYFGRTSTPEQTEIVQGLFKKIDEAGLINEKTIEQLYCNSCKRFLADRYVHGTCPHCDSTNARGDQCEDCGKLLEPTELVAPRCGTCGATPEVKSTAHLYIDLPAVLPKLEAWMEEASVDGFWARNAIQMTKSWIRDGLKERAITRDLKWGIPVPKEGFENKVFYVWFDAPIGYISISACHTPQWKSWWQNPENVKLFQFIGKDNIPFHTVIFPSTLLGSGENWTMLHHMSSSEYLNYENTKFSKSKGIGVFGNDCQDTGIPADVWRFYIFYNRPEKSDTQFTWKDFQEKVNSELIGNLGNLINRTLTFTNRFFEGKIPQGTVDEAFWKEVKEREAIITDKLNRAELRDAFKEILQLSSLGNKAFQEGEPWRTRKDDPEAAASLLMNLLYLVRDLAILVHPYLPETSDRIAEQLGLKDLKWENLCEMKGIDSIGDPEILFQKMEDDFVDAQILRFAGSQADRAAADEEDSIESKFRTTIDLRVAKIIKAEQHPDAEKLYVITLDAGEAENRTICSGLVGHYSIDELTGKNIILAFNLKPAKLRGIKSNGMLLAAENKDHMEVLFPAQGQPGDRVLLAGDSENMAAPSQKIKIDRFFEIPIQVSDHKVQVGDTVLQIGGQPVKTEKVIDGEVG; encoded by the coding sequence GTGAAAAGAAGACTAATCACTTCAGCACTACCCTATGTAAATAATATTCCCCACCTGGGAAATCTCATACAGGTTCTCTCGGCGGACGTTTTTGCCCGTTTTTGCCGTCAGTATGGCTACGAGACCCTCTATGTTTGCGGTACCGATGAATATGGTACTGCCACCGAAACCAAAGCCCTGGAAGAGGGGGTAACCCCCAGGGAACTCTGTGACCGATTTCATAAAATTCATGCAGACATATATAAATGGTTCAATATCGACTTTGATTATTTTGGCAGAACCTCCACTCCGGAGCAAACCGAGATTGTGCAGGGTCTGTTTAAAAAAATAGACGAAGCTGGTCTCATTAACGAAAAAACGATTGAACAACTCTACTGTAACAGCTGTAAGCGTTTTCTAGCCGACCGTTACGTACATGGGACCTGTCCTCATTGTGATTCGACTAACGCCCGGGGAGATCAGTGTGAAGACTGCGGAAAGCTCTTGGAGCCCACCGAGCTGGTAGCCCCCCGCTGTGGAACCTGTGGCGCGACTCCCGAAGTGAAGAGCACGGCTCATCTTTATATCGACCTGCCTGCGGTTCTTCCCAAACTGGAAGCCTGGATGGAAGAAGCCTCCGTGGATGGGTTTTGGGCCCGTAATGCCATACAAATGACAAAAAGCTGGATCCGTGACGGGCTCAAGGAAAGGGCCATCACCAGGGATCTGAAGTGGGGAATTCCCGTTCCCAAAGAGGGTTTTGAGAACAAGGTTTTTTATGTCTGGTTTGATGCTCCCATCGGTTATATTTCCATCTCAGCCTGCCATACACCCCAATGGAAGTCCTGGTGGCAAAATCCGGAAAATGTAAAACTCTTTCAATTTATCGGAAAGGATAATATCCCTTTTCATACGGTCATATTCCCCTCAACATTGCTAGGCTCCGGTGAAAACTGGACCATGCTTCATCACATGTCATCCAGTGAATATCTGAATTATGAGAATACTAAATTTTCCAAGAGTAAGGGGATCGGTGTCTTTGGAAATGACTGTCAGGATACAGGGATTCCTGCCGATGTCTGGCGATTCTACATTTTTTATAACAGACCTGAAAAATCGGATACCCAGTTCACATGGAAGGATTTTCAGGAAAAAGTCAATTCTGAACTCATTGGTAACCTGGGGAATCTGATCAACAGGACTTTGACATTCACAAACAGGTTTTTTGAAGGGAAAATACCCCAGGGAACTGTGGATGAAGCCTTCTGGAAAGAGGTCAAAGAGAGGGAAGCTATCATCACAGATAAGCTGAATAGGGCGGAACTCCGTGACGCCTTTAAGGAAATCCTTCAATTGTCCAGTCTGGGGAACAAGGCTTTTCAGGAAGGTGAGCCCTGGAGAACCAGGAAAGATGATCCGGAAGCCGCCGCCAGTCTCCTTATGAACCTCCTCTACCTTGTCCGTGATTTGGCAATTCTTGTGCATCCCTATCTTCCTGAAACATCGGACCGTATTGCGGAACAGCTGGGACTCAAAGATCTAAAATGGGAAAATCTCTGTGAAATGAAGGGAATTGACTCCATTGGTGATCCGGAAATTCTGTTTCAAAAAATGGAAGATGATTTTGTAGATGCCCAAATCCTTCGTTTTGCCGGGAGTCAGGCCGATAGAGCCGCTGCAGATGAAGAAGACAGCATCGAATCAAAGTTCAGAACCACCATCGACCTCAGGGTCGCTAAAATTATCAAGGCGGAACAGCATCCAGATGCAGAGAAACTCTACGTGATAACCCTGGATGCAGGGGAAGCAGAGAATAGAACCATCTGTTCCGGCCTGGTAGGACATTACAGCATCGATGAACTTACGGGTAAGAATATTATTCTCGCCTTCAATTTGAAGCCAGCCAAGCTACGGGGTATAAAGAGTAATGGAATGCTTCTGGCTGCTGAGAATAAGGATCATATGGAAGTGTTATTCCCTGCCCAAGGACAGCCTGGAGACAGGGTCCTTCTTGCAGGAGATTCTGAGAATATGGCCGCTCCTTCCCAGAAGATCAAGATCGATCGATTTTTTGAGATTCCCATTCAGGTAAGCGATCATAAGGTTCAAGTTGGTGATACTGTTCTTCAAATTGGCGGTCAGCCGGTGAAAACCGAGAAGGTGATCGACGGAGAAGTAGGCTGA
- the hflC gene encoding protease modulator HflC, producing MNNSLKVLFIILVAFVLVAFLGPFYIVTEGEQAIVTRFGKIVKAETDAGLKFRVPFVDNVSRYSKKILIWDGEPQRLPTSENQFIWVDTTARWIISDPAKFYESVSTMNQAYARLDDVIDSAVRTIIAQNPLAESVRSTDKIRTVSEENQEAQKITDDEGNGPSFSFTTGNNFPSIKMGRKMISDQILTRAKILTPQYGIELIDVVIRQIRYSDDLTQSVYARMITERNQIAQAYRSYGEGQKAEWMGKLEREQKSIISGAYAKSEEIKGRADAQSTQIYGDVFGRDPDFYNFWKSMESYKTTLPSLNKTLTTDMDYFRYLYNSEGR from the coding sequence GTGAACAATTCATTAAAAGTATTATTCATCATATTAGTAGCCTTTGTCCTCGTTGCCTTTCTCGGTCCTTTTTATATTGTAACCGAGGGCGAACAGGCCATCGTGACCCGCTTCGGTAAGATTGTAAAAGCCGAAACAGATGCGGGATTGAAATTCAGGGTGCCCTTCGTGGACAATGTGTCCCGGTATTCCAAGAAAATTTTGATCTGGGATGGAGAGCCCCAAAGACTTCCCACCTCTGAAAACCAGTTTATCTGGGTGGATACCACTGCCCGGTGGATCATCAGTGATCCAGCCAAATTCTATGAATCAGTGTCCACCATGAATCAGGCCTATGCCAGACTGGATGACGTCATTGACTCGGCGGTTAGAACCATCATCGCCCAGAACCCTTTGGCAGAATCGGTTCGAAGCACAGATAAGATCAGGACTGTTTCGGAAGAAAACCAGGAGGCCCAGAAAATCACAGATGATGAGGGTAACGGTCCCAGTTTCTCTTTTACCACTGGGAATAACTTTCCCAGCATCAAGATGGGACGTAAAATGATTTCCGATCAGATCCTGACAAGAGCCAAGATTTTAACACCCCAGTACGGGATTGAATTGATTGATGTCGTCATCCGTCAGATCCGTTACTCAGACGATCTGACCCAATCAGTCTATGCCAGAATGATCACCGAGCGTAACCAGATTGCCCAGGCCTACCGTTCTTACGGAGAGGGGCAGAAAGCCGAATGGATGGGTAAACTTGAAAGAGAGCAGAAGTCCATCATCTCTGGCGCTTATGCCAAGTCAGAGGAAATCAAAGGGCGTGCGGACGCACAGTCAACTCAGATCTATGGAGATGTGTTTGGCCGTGATCCTGATTTCTATAACTTTTGGAAATCTATGGAATCCTACAAAACTACCCTGCCCTCTTTGAATAAAACATTGACAACTGATATGGATTATTTCCGGTATCTCTATAATTCCGAAGGCAGATAA
- the ftsH gene encoding ATP-dependent zinc metalloprotease FtsH — MSNEQDDNKLNANGKRDNNDDWKQKLRDELKPENMEKRVQKFKNGKYKFSFWYFLLVIVVLAILNFMFLKTPDEVIEFSTFKEKVETGDIKRVKITPSYYYGMTYTSREYATQMVDTLTQRLSGNTASSEQGSVFKTVPINDPTFVPLLESMDVEFYAEQEKRNYFVEILLSWVVPLLFLFFIWRMIFKKMGNMGGGSNVMSFGQNNSKIVAEEDLHTRFKDVAGCEESKDELVEVVDFLKTPDKYTAIGGKIPKGVLLVGPPGTGKTLMARAVAGEAGVTFFRMSGADFVEMFVGVGAARVRDLFKQAREKAPCIIFIDELDAIGKSRAGAMSTNDEREQTLNQLLVEMDGFDSTSGVIILAATNRPEVLDPALLRPGRFDRQVLVDKPDLLGREAILKIHSAGVTLDPEVNLKNVAKSTPGFVGADLANIINEAALLAVRGGRKSVSPHDLDEAIEKTIAGLEKKNRLINPREREIVAYHETGHALVAAFTPDADPVQKISIVPRGMGALGYTLQTPTEDRFLMTQDELIGRIDILLGGRAAEEIVFKKISTGASNDIMKSTDIARNMITEYGMSERFKNMALTKRNGGYLEGGGSQKEYSEQTQQYIDEEISKLMDQRYKVVVNLLTKHRDLLEKVTDHLMEEEVITTEEFLEIIKADENGVTELELRKKRDMKVTERAATTGQKRNDAIIARNKARELAESNEPPQVNPDHKTESPFTREVPLSMEGEDQKEIPDDKS; from the coding sequence ATGAGTAACGAACAAGATGATAATAAACTGAATGCCAACGGCAAACGGGATAATAATGATGACTGGAAGCAGAAGCTCCGGGATGAATTAAAACCCGAGAATATGGAAAAAAGAGTGCAGAAATTCAAGAACGGAAAATACAAGTTTTCCTTCTGGTACTTTCTGCTGGTGATCGTCGTGCTGGCAATTCTGAACTTTATGTTTCTGAAAACCCCTGACGAAGTCATTGAATTTTCAACTTTTAAAGAAAAGGTCGAAACAGGAGACATTAAGAGAGTCAAAATCACTCCTTCCTATTATTATGGAATGACCTATACCTCCAGAGAGTATGCCACACAGATGGTGGATACCCTCACGCAGAGACTCTCTGGCAATACAGCTTCCTCCGAACAGGGAAGCGTCTTCAAGACTGTACCCATCAATGACCCCACATTTGTGCCCCTTTTGGAGAGCATGGACGTTGAGTTCTATGCGGAACAGGAAAAAAGAAATTATTTTGTAGAAATCCTTTTAAGCTGGGTGGTTCCACTCCTCTTTCTATTTTTTATCTGGAGAATGATCTTCAAAAAAATGGGAAACATGGGCGGTGGTTCCAATGTTATGAGTTTTGGTCAGAATAATTCAAAAATTGTGGCCGAAGAAGATCTTCATACACGCTTCAAGGATGTGGCTGGTTGCGAAGAGTCAAAAGATGAGTTAGTGGAAGTTGTTGATTTCCTGAAGACTCCTGACAAATATACGGCCATCGGTGGAAAAATTCCCAAGGGAGTTCTTCTTGTAGGACCTCCTGGAACAGGTAAGACTCTTATGGCCCGTGCCGTGGCCGGTGAAGCCGGGGTGACATTTTTCCGCATGAGTGGTGCCGACTTCGTAGAAATGTTTGTTGGTGTGGGAGCAGCCCGTGTGCGGGACCTCTTCAAACAAGCCCGTGAGAAGGCCCCTTGTATCATCTTTATTGATGAGCTGGATGCGATAGGAAAGAGCCGTGCTGGTGCTATGAGCACTAATGACGAGCGGGAGCAGACCCTGAATCAGCTGCTTGTAGAAATGGATGGATTTGATTCCACATCGGGAGTCATTATACTGGCAGCGACAAATAGACCAGAGGTTCTAGACCCGGCTCTCCTCCGTCCGGGACGTTTTGACAGACAGGTCTTAGTCGACAAGCCTGACCTGCTGGGACGGGAAGCCATACTTAAGATACATTCAGCAGGCGTTACATTGGACCCTGAAGTTAATTTGAAGAATGTGGCCAAGTCAACACCTGGTTTTGTGGGTGCAGATCTTGCCAATATCATCAATGAAGCTGCTTTGCTGGCCGTTCGTGGTGGAAGGAAGTCTGTTTCTCCCCATGACCTTGATGAAGCCATTGAAAAGACAATCGCCGGTCTTGAAAAGAAGAACCGGCTCATCAATCCCCGGGAGCGGGAAATTGTGGCATACCATGAAACAGGACACGCCCTGGTGGCTGCTTTTACACCCGATGCCGATCCTGTTCAGAAGATTTCTATCGTTCCACGTGGGATGGGTGCCTTGGGTTATACCCTTCAGACACCTACTGAAGACCGTTTCCTCATGACACAGGATGAACTCATTGGAAGAATCGATATTCTCCTTGGAGGCCGGGCTGCCGAAGAGATTGTGTTCAAGAAGATTTCAACCGGTGCCTCCAACGATATTATGAAGAGTACGGATATTGCCCGTAATATGATTACCGAATATGGAATGAGTGAACGATTTAAAAATATGGCCCTCACCAAGAGGAATGGAGGTTATCTTGAAGGCGGAGGATCTCAGAAAGAGTATTCTGAGCAGACTCAGCAGTATATTGATGAAGAAATTTCCAAACTGATGGACCAGCGATATAAAGTGGTTGTCAATCTCTTGACTAAACACAGAGATCTTCTTGAAAAGGTGACAGATCACCTCATGGAAGAAGAGGTCATCACAACCGAAGAATTCCTCGAGATTATCAAGGCCGATGAAAATGGTGTTACCGAACTCGAACTAAGGAAGAAGCGGGACATGAAGGTCACAGAACGGGCTGCCACCACGGGGCAGAAGAGGAATGATGCCATTATCGCCCGGAACAAGGCGAGGGAATTGGCTGAAAGCAACGAACCTCCCCAGGTGAATCCCGACCATAAGACAGAATCTCCCTTCACCCGTGAAGTCCCTCTGTCAATGGAAGGTGAGGATCAGAAAGAGATCCCCGATGACAAGTCCTGA
- the hflK gene encoding FtsH protease activity modulator HflK produces MPERDVSPEKGKINLPMKPKFIWTILIVVIAAFSIMSGVYVVDQTEEAVVLTLGHYTRTTGAGLQYKIPLGIERVYKVPTKVIQTMQFGFRTDAAGANSVYSQKDYSNESLMLTGDLNIVDVSWIIQYRIVDPEAWLFNVNNKEKTIRDVSQSVVNQLVGDRAILNVIGAERTNIEDQSALMLQEIMDDYGMGIQVTTVKLQNIVPPVGEVQDAFEDVNKAIQDMNRLINEGKEAYNKEIPKATGQAQQLIQIAEGYATERVNEATGDTARFAAVLTEYEKNPSITRDRLYYEMIEEVFGLGTPVDIVDKNLKNFVPFKAVGGVTGGEQ; encoded by the coding sequence ATGCCTGAAAGAGATGTCTCTCCTGAAAAAGGAAAGATTAACCTGCCGATGAAACCAAAGTTCATCTGGACCATATTGATCGTTGTCATCGCAGCATTCAGTATAATGAGTGGTGTTTATGTGGTTGACCAGACCGAAGAAGCCGTTGTCCTCACCCTCGGCCATTACACCCGTACAACCGGTGCCGGCTTGCAGTATAAAATCCCACTGGGTATAGAACGTGTCTATAAAGTACCTACCAAGGTTATTCAGACAATGCAGTTCGGATTCAGAACCGATGCTGCCGGAGCCAATTCGGTGTATTCCCAAAAAGATTACTCCAATGAATCCCTCATGCTCACCGGTGACCTGAACATCGTAGATGTTTCCTGGATCATCCAGTACCGCATTGTGGACCCTGAAGCCTGGTTGTTCAATGTGAACAACAAAGAAAAAACCATAAGGGATGTATCCCAGTCTGTGGTCAACCAACTGGTGGGTGACAGAGCCATTTTAAATGTTATCGGTGCCGAAAGAACCAACATAGAAGACCAAAGCGCCTTAATGCTCCAGGAAATCATGGACGATTATGGAATGGGTATCCAGGTAACCACTGTTAAACTTCAGAATATCGTTCCTCCCGTGGGAGAAGTTCAGGATGCCTTTGAAGATGTCAATAAGGCAATTCAGGATATGAACAGACTTATAAACGAAGGAAAAGAAGCCTACAACAAAGAGATTCCCAAGGCCACAGGTCAGGCTCAGCAGCTTATTCAGATCGCCGAAGGTTATGCGACCGAACGGGTAAATGAAGCCACTGGTGACACAGCCAGATTTGCTGCTGTATTGACAGAGTATGAGAAGAATCCATCTATCACCAGAGATAGACTCTACTATGAAATGATAGAAGAAGTCTTCGGATTAGGAACTCCTGTGGATATTGTAGATAAGAACCTTAAAAACTTTGTCCCCTTCAAAGCCGTGGGCGGAGTAACAGGAGGAGAACAGTGA
- the topA gene encoding type I DNA topoisomerase, whose amino-acid sequence MAATKKLLIVESPAKAKTIKKILGKDFTVKASVGHIRDLNSSGRGKKALGIDIEHDYKPDYIIIKGKEKTVRELQEAAAKADEVYLAPDPDREGEAIAWHLKEALNLSDENAHRVTYSAITKRAVLQALEEPRKIDMDRVNAQQGRRILDRLVGFSLSPFLWKKVAKNLSAGRVQSVAVRIVVEREREIKAFIPEEFWRIKALVSPPEAKKDQFEASLVRWQGEKFELGKPAASSEAASAVVADHVKNHPFKIRKIETREAKGRPSPPYITSTLQQGASTYLSFGTTKTMSVAQKLYEGMEIDGTTQGLITYMRTDSTRIAPEALEEVREYISKNFDPEYLPEKPQEYSTKKNAQDAHEAIRPSSVELTPEKVKPFLTRDQYRLYELIWRRFVASQMPPARYDITTVTIESGDAELEAKGRIVRFKGHSILIPESEKKEDSKYQNLPDVKEQDLLDLDDLDVTQNFTKPPSRYSEASLVKALEKEGIGRPSTYAPIIKTINDRGYVRLESRAFHATELGMAVNDILIQNFEDIMDLKFTAGMEDSLDEVEQGHKDWVALIDQFYKPFDQKLEKALKDAEALKGRPWDGDEKCPLCGSSLVVRYSVNGAFLGCSTYPECKGLIPMPGEDEGDENGEPAEIIPCPECGSNMVKKKSRYGKEFMACSRYPECKTTLSLDKEGKPVELPKIERDCDECGKPMEVKMGRRGPFLACSGYPDCKNTMPIDKDGNVVILPKVEGEVCEKCGKPMEVKLGRRGPFLACTGFPKCRNAKPLPGDEKPAKKKKEADKESDKE is encoded by the coding sequence TTGGCAGCAACTAAAAAGCTTTTGATCGTGGAAAGCCCCGCAAAAGCAAAAACAATTAAAAAAATTCTCGGCAAAGATTTTACTGTCAAAGCCTCGGTGGGACATATCCGCGACCTGAACAGCAGTGGCCGCGGTAAGAAAGCTTTGGGAATTGATATAGAGCATGATTACAAGCCGGACTACATCATCATCAAGGGAAAGGAAAAAACTGTCCGGGAACTGCAAGAGGCGGCCGCAAAAGCGGATGAGGTCTATCTGGCTCCCGACCCAGACCGCGAGGGTGAAGCCATTGCCTGGCATCTAAAAGAAGCTCTCAATCTCAGTGATGAAAATGCTCACCGGGTGACCTATTCGGCTATCACTAAGCGGGCTGTACTTCAGGCTCTTGAAGAACCCCGCAAAATTGATATGGATAGAGTCAATGCCCAGCAGGGCAGGAGAATCCTGGATAGATTGGTGGGATTCAGTCTCTCCCCCTTCCTTTGGAAAAAAGTGGCCAAAAATCTCAGTGCAGGACGCGTTCAGTCCGTAGCCGTTCGCATCGTTGTAGAACGGGAGAGAGAGATCAAGGCCTTCATACCCGAAGAATTCTGGAGAATCAAAGCCCTCGTTTCTCCGCCTGAAGCAAAAAAAGATCAATTTGAAGCCTCCCTCGTTCGCTGGCAGGGAGAAAAATTCGAACTGGGTAAACCCGCAGCTTCCTCAGAAGCTGCCTCGGCGGTGGTTGCAGACCATGTGAAAAATCACCCTTTTAAGATTCGTAAAATTGAGACCAGGGAAGCCAAAGGCCGGCCCAGTCCTCCTTATATCACCTCCACCCTGCAGCAGGGGGCCAGTACCTATCTGAGTTTCGGTACAACCAAGACTATGTCTGTGGCACAGAAGCTCTACGAAGGTATGGAGATTGACGGCACCACTCAGGGTCTGATTACTTACATGAGAACGGACTCAACCCGGATTGCTCCCGAGGCTCTGGAAGAGGTGAGAGAGTATATCTCCAAGAATTTTGACCCTGAATATCTTCCTGAGAAGCCTCAGGAATATTCGACTAAAAAGAACGCCCAGGATGCTCATGAAGCGATCCGTCCCAGTTCTGTAGAACTGACCCCCGAAAAGGTAAAACCCTTTCTGACACGGGACCAGTACAGGCTATATGAGCTGATATGGCGGCGCTTTGTTGCATCACAGATGCCACCTGCCCGTTATGACATCACAACGGTGACCATCGAGTCGGGAGACGCCGAGCTGGAAGCCAAAGGCCGTATCGTCCGGTTTAAGGGGCACAGCATCCTGATTCCCGAGAGCGAAAAGAAAGAAGACAGCAAATATCAGAATCTTCCCGATGTGAAAGAACAGGATCTTTTGGACCTCGATGATTTGGATGTGACTCAGAATTTTACCAAACCACCTTCCCGTTATTCCGAGGCCAGTCTGGTCAAGGCTCTTGAAAAAGAAGGCATTGGCCGTCCATCTACCTATGCTCCTATCATAAAAACAATCAATGACAGAGGATATGTCCGACTGGAGAGCCGGGCGTTCCATGCCACCGAGCTTGGTATGGCCGTTAATGATATTCTGATTCAGAATTTTGAAGACATCATGGATCTGAAGTTCACCGCCGGGATGGAAGACTCTCTGGATGAGGTGGAGCAGGGGCATAAAGACTGGGTTGCCCTGATCGATCAGTTCTATAAACCCTTTGATCAGAAACTGGAAAAGGCACTCAAGGATGCGGAGGCTCTTAAGGGTCGTCCCTGGGACGGAGATGAAAAATGCCCCCTTTGCGGCAGCTCCCTGGTTGTCCGCTATTCCGTAAATGGTGCCTTTTTGGGTTGTTCCACCTATCCTGAATGCAAGGGGCTCATCCCCATGCCAGGAGAAGACGAAGGTGATGAAAATGGAGAACCAGCAGAGATCATTCCCTGCCCCGAATGCGGCAGCAATATGGTTAAGAAAAAGTCCCGGTACGGTAAGGAGTTTATGGCCTGTTCCCGTTACCCAGAGTGTAAGACCACCCTTTCTCTGGACAAAGAGGGGAAACCTGTAGAACTGCCTAAAATTGAACGGGACTGTGATGAATGCGGTAAGCCTATGGAAGTGAAAATGGGTCGTAGAGGACCATTTTTGGCCTGTTCTGGATATCCGGACTGTAAAAACACAATGCCCATAGACAAAGACGGCAACGTGGTTATTCTCCCAAAGGTTGAGGGGGAAGTCTGCGAAAAGTGTGGAAAACCCATGGAAGTTAAACTGGGCCGTCGTGGACCCTTCCTGGCTTGTACCGGGTTTCCGAAATGCAGGAATGCCAAACCCCTTCCCGGAGATGAAAAACCAGCGAAGAAAAAAAAAGAAGCTGATAAAGAAAGTGATAAAGAGTAG
- a CDS encoding sodium:glutamate symporter: MNFHWTFIIDLGIISIALLAGTLIRSKVKFFQNYLIPNSLTAGFILLIFYNWIGPLWGWTTGSLENMVFHFLNISFIAMILRVGKKVESNKKAVFSMATSLVAQYGLQCFVGTILTLIMIHTFLPALFPGFGLFATLGFSLGPGQAFAIGSGWESMGFDGLASVGLTFGALGFLLACFGGIFLINFGLRKKWIYPEQMSGLDKVSVRAGVVRRGEDMPGEEVKNRTSTEAIDPLSFNAAMILGTYLLSYLLLRLLNWLLAYAGPLGAELAVNLWGIMFIFSAIVAMVVKKILVILNMEYIVDDQRLTRVAGFSVDFMVAASVGAISIAVLKDYWLPILIVAGISGLITIITHIWLSSRIFEDHSFYRAILIYGCVTGTLPTGLALLRIIDPEFETPASKDYMYASGMVFLMVIPIIVTANMPAYGALKGSLVQTYIVLGIYAFYVVLCFILYLVLSGKNRFNRPADLWLPQKHLKVK, from the coding sequence GTGAATTTTCATTGGACTTTTATTATTGATCTCGGAATTATCTCCATCGCCTTGTTAGCAGGAACTCTGATTCGGTCGAAGGTTAAGTTTTTTCAGAATTATCTCATACCCAACTCATTAACAGCTGGTTTCATACTTCTGATTTTCTACAATTGGATAGGTCCTCTTTGGGGTTGGACCACAGGTTCCCTGGAAAACATGGTATTTCATTTTCTGAATATTTCATTCATTGCCATGATCCTCCGGGTGGGGAAGAAGGTCGAGTCCAATAAAAAAGCCGTCTTTTCTATGGCTACGTCCCTCGTCGCGCAATACGGACTGCAGTGTTTTGTTGGAACGATTCTGACTCTTATCATGATTCATACATTTTTACCCGCTCTTTTCCCGGGATTCGGACTCTTTGCCACCCTCGGTTTCTCCCTGGGGCCCGGCCAGGCCTTCGCCATTGGCAGTGGATGGGAAAGTATGGGTTTTGATGGCTTGGCCTCGGTAGGATTGACCTTTGGAGCCCTGGGATTCTTGCTGGCTTGCTTTGGAGGTATATTTCTTATCAATTTCGGTTTACGGAAAAAATGGATTTATCCCGAGCAGATGTCTGGCCTTGACAAGGTCAGCGTTCGTGCCGGTGTGGTTCGAAGAGGGGAAGATATGCCTGGAGAAGAGGTGAAGAACAGAACCTCAACCGAAGCCATCGATCCCTTATCATTCAATGCAGCCATGATTTTAGGGACCTATCTCCTGAGTTATCTGTTGCTTCGTTTATTGAATTGGCTCTTAGCCTATGCCGGTCCCTTAGGAGCAGAGTTGGCTGTCAATCTTTGGGGCATCATGTTTATTTTCTCAGCAATAGTGGCCATGGTGGTTAAAAAGATTCTCGTTATATTGAATATGGAATACATTGTGGATGACCAGCGGCTTACAAGGGTCGCCGGATTCTCAGTCGACTTCATGGTAGCTGCATCTGTGGGTGCCATTTCCATTGCAGTTTTGAAAGATTATTGGCTGCCTATTCTGATCGTTGCGGGTATTAGTGGTTTAATCACTATCATCACCCACATCTGGCTCTCAAGCCGGATCTTTGAAGATCATAGCTTTTACCGAGCCATCTTGATTTATGGCTGTGTGACAGGGACGCTGCCTACAGGGCTGGCTCTTTTGAGGATCATTGATCCCGAGTTTGAAACGCCGGCATCAAAGGATTATATGTATGCTTCGGGAATGGTTTTTCTCATGGTCATTCCTATTATCGTTACGGCCAACATGCCTGCCTATGGAGCTCTTAAGGGTTCCTTGGTACAAACCTACATTGTTTTGGGAATCTATGCTTTTTATGTCGTTTTATGTTTCATCCTCTATCTGGTTTTATCAGGAAAAAACAGGTTTAACAGACCAGCCGATCTTTGGCTACCTCAAAAGCATTTGAAAGTGAAATAA